The genomic stretch TTCTACAGCGACACGAACTCGGCTAACTACTCGATTTTCCTTTTTTTGTTTAGGGGTCAGAGTGGGATCTGGATTATTTTTCGACTTTCTTGGCTTCTTGTGTGGAATATGGATATCCTTGAAAGTGGGGTACAAATCTTTAATTCCCTGATACCCAAAATCAACCCAAACCTCAATAGAAGAGAGCCCCGGTTGTTTTGAATCTAACTCTTCTTTCAATAAAGAGTAATCATGTCGACTGCCGGGCGCGGTTGGACCAATTACAGAAATCCCTAAATTTGAATCAGTGATTACTGTGTTTTTTAGGGTATGACGGCATCTTTATACCGCTGTAATAGCGTTTTTGTTTTCGAGCATGATGGGGGCCGACAAACAGGCTTTTCAGTGGCGTCAATAATAATTTTTGTAACATTTTTAGCGTTCTGCGCAATATTACTTCTTGAATCTAAATGACGATGAGGTAAAACGTGCAGGTGTTGTTGCGCATTTTTTAAAATTGGAAGCAATTTATTTATATTCTCACCTGCTTTTGTTGAACTTAGATCGAATAGAGCACCCAATACATCATAGGTGGGGTAATTCTTTAAGTAGAAAAGGGTAAAGAAAAGTTTCTGTTCTGGAGTAGATAAGGATCCTTTGCGGCCACCCCCTGGCTTTCTACTCCGAGGGATTTGTCGCTTTTTGTCCAGAAGCTTTTTGGATAGATCCAAACATTTTGTAAACTCTACTAACCTGCGCGTTGGTTAGGGGACTCCAGCTAAATAGCATATTGGACG from Gammaproteobacteria bacterium encodes the following:
- a CDS encoding hypothetical protein (Evidence 5 : Unknown function), which codes for MKEELDSKQPGLSSIEVWVDFGYQGIKDLYPTFKDIHIPHKKPRKSKNNPDPTLTPKQKKENRVVSRVRVAVEHLIGDMKNFQILTIKFRNRIRNIGDQVILLVAGLCNLRNHYIIQ
- a CDS encoding hypothetical protein (Evidence 5 : Unknown function), with translation MDLSKKLLDKKRQIPRSRKPGGGRKGSLSTPEQKLFFTLFYLKNYPTYDVLGALFDLSSTKAGENINKLLPILKNAQQHLHVLPHRHLDSRSNIAQNAKNVTKIIIDATEKPVCRPPSCSKTKTLLQRYKDAVIP